From one Lolium rigidum isolate FL_2022 chromosome 4, APGP_CSIRO_Lrig_0.1, whole genome shotgun sequence genomic stretch:
- the LOC124707860 gene encoding CSC1-like protein At3g21620: MATVRDICVAAGFNVATAVAFLLAFAFLRLQPVNDRVYFPKWYLKGMRDSPSSAGAAVTKYVNIDWRSYFKFLSWIPAALMMPEEELIEHAGLDSVIYLRIYRTGLKIFVPITILAFAILVPVNWTNDALEGLKVVQSDIDKLSLSNVPYGSKRFIAHVVMAYAFTFWTCYVLLKEYEIVTTMRLSFLASEKRRPDQFTVLVRNIPPDPDESVSELVEHFFLVNHPDHYLKNQVVYNANKLADLVEKKKKMRNWLDYYLLKFERKSKRPTTKTGWLGCFGSDVDAIDYYKSEIEKIGKEEAEERKKVMKDPKSIMPAAFVSFRSRWGAAVCAQTQQTSNPTTWLTEWAPEPRDVYWNNLSIPFVSLTVRRLIIAVAFFFLIFFYVVPIAFVQALANIEGIEKALPFLEPLIERPTIKSFIQGFLPGIVLKIFLIVLPTILMYMSQFEGLISQSSLERRTASKYFIFLFFNVFLGSILTGSALEQLKTYLHQSANEIPRTFGVAVPMKATFFITYVMVDGWSGVALEITRIRAFVIFHLKNWFLVKTEKDREEAMDPGSICFYWSEPRIQLYFLLGLVYAPVTPLLLPFILVFFALAYVVYRHQIINVYNQRYESGAQFWPQVHLRIIVALIVSQLLLLGLLSTKGLEEATPALLVLPVLTIWFHKYCKNRFEPAFVRNPIQEAMKKDILERAREPNFDLKSYLADAYLHPVFKSDEVDKFFVADDPGAEEVIVPTKRHSRRTTPVPSVQSKQDGSDRLLLPESVIER; the protein is encoded by the exons ATGGCTACGGTCCGCGACATATGCGTCGCGGCGGGGTTCAACGTAGCGACAGCCGTCGCCTTCTTGCTGGCGTTTGCTTTCCTGCGGTTACAGCCTGTCAACGACAGGGTCTACTTCCCGAAATGGTACCTGAAAGGCATGCGAGACAGCCCGTCTTCCGCCGGTGCGGCTGTCACCAAGTACGTTAACATTGATTGGAGgtcctacttcaagttcttaagcTGGATACCGGCGGCTCTTATGATGCCCGAGGAAGAGTTGATCGAGCATGCAGGCCTTGATTCCGTTATCTATCTACGGATATACCGCACAGG GCTCAAGATATTTGTTCCAATTACAATTCTTGCTTTCGCTATTCTGGTCCCTGTGAACTGGACCAATGACGCACTAGAAGGTCTGAAGGTAGTCCAAAGTGATATTGACAAACTTTCATTATCCAACGTACCTTATGGATCTAAGAG GTTTATAGCTCACGTGGTTATGGCCTATGCTTTTACATTTTGGACCTGCTATGTACTTTTGAAGGAGTATGAAATAGTCACAACCATGAGGCTATCCTTTCTTGCTTCAGAGAAACGCCGACCGGATCAGTTCACT GTTCTTGTGCGGAATATACCACCAGATCCTGATGAATCAGTTAGTGAGCTCGTGGAACATTTCTTCCTCGTCAATCATCCAGATCATTATCTGAAAAACCAG GTAGTTTACAATGCAAATAAACTTGCTGatctggttgaaaagaagaagaaaatgcgGAATTGGCTTGATTACTACCTACTCAAGTTTGAGCGAAAATCGAAAAGGCCGACAACCAAG ACTGGCTGGCTTGGATGTTTTGGTTCTGATGTAGATGCTATTGATTACTACAAATCAGAGATCGAGAAGATAGGAAAGGAA GAAGCTGAAGAGCGGAAAAAGGTTATGAAGGATCCCAAGTCAATTATGCCAGCAGCCTTTGTTTCGTTTCGCTCACGGTGGGGTGCAGCTGTTTGTGCTCAGACACAACAGACCAGCAACCCAACTACCTGGCTAACTGAATGGGCTCCAGAACCTCGTGACGTGTACTGGAATAATCTATCTATTCCATTTGTGTCCCTCACAGTCAGGAGGTTGATAATTGCTgtggccttcttcttcctcatcttctttTATGTCGTTCCAATAGCATTTGTGCAGGCTCTTGCAAATATTGAAGGCATAGAGAAGGCTCTACCATTTCTAGAACCTCTAATTGAAAG ACCTACCATTAAATCATTCATCCAAGGGTTTCTTCCTGGAATTGTTTTGAAGATCTTCCTCATAGTGCTTCCGACTATTCTGATGTACATGTCACAGTTTGAAGGATTGATATCACAGTCATCACTAGAGCGGAGGACTGCATCCAAGTATTTTATATTCTTGTTCTTCAACGTATTTTTGGGTAGCATCCTTACAGGATCTGCTTTGGAGCAGCTTAAGACCTACCTTCATCAGTCAGCTAATGA GATACCAAGGACCTTCGGTGTAGCGGTACCAATGAAGGCAACATTTTTCATAACATATGTGATGGTTGATGGTTGGAGTGGTGTAGCTCTTGAAATAACGAGAATCAGGGCATTTGTAATATTCCATTTGAAAAACTGGTTCTTGGTCAAGACGGAAAAGGACAGAGAAGAGGCGATGGATCCTGGTAGCATCTGCTTTTACTGGTCTGAGCCTCGAATACAGCTATACTTCTTGCTTGGTCTTGTCTATGCCCCGGTGACACCGCTCCTGCTCCCCTTCATATTGGTGTTCTTTGCACTGGCATATGTTGTCTACCGCCACCAG ATCATAAACGTGTACAATCAACGGTACGAGAGCGGCGCACAGTTCTGGCCTCAGGTGCATCTACGCATAATCGTAGCTTTGATCGTATCGCAGCTGCTTCTCCTTGGGCTATTAAGTACAAAAGGTTTGGAGGAGGCTACACCGGCTCTTCTCGTTCTTCCCGTATTGACCATCTGGTTCCACAAGTACTGCAAGAACAGGTTTGAACCTGCGTTCGTGAGGAACCCTATACAG GAGGCGATGAAGAAGGACATCTTGGAACGCGCGAGGGAGCCCAACTTCGACCTGAAGTCTTACCTGGCCGACGCTTACCTGCACCCGGTGTTCAAGAGCGATGAGGTGGACAAGTTCTTCGTGGCTGATGATCCCGGGGCCGAGGAAGTGATCGTGCCGACCAAGCGGCATTCCCGACGTACCACGCCAGTCCCTTCTGTGCAGAGCAAGCAGGACGGCTCCGACAGGCTCTTGCTGCCTGAGAGCGTAATCGAAAGATAG
- the LOC124646927 gene encoding pumilio homolog 1-like translates to MATRGAGEGICGGGGGGEEVGERGDFELFRSGSAPPTVEGAMAMAAGGGGEVLLDDELRADPAYQSYYYSNAHLNPRLPPPLLSKEDWRSSQHRLRSSASSGLGGIGDGRRGAPAGAGDGLVGLPGIDHPRQRSFSSIFQEESNQRDIDRQGANHNRNDFLDSSGMQYALHREPGAMSSLQRDSNEQTMAEMRNNDLSSHAYASILGPSLSRSASPDPELVRRVPSPCLPPIGVKVGAYDKKSNGGSSSFRRSSSAVGEPDDLVAALSGMNLSSSRAGNGQTMDQSKLYQDVDNANRFLFDRQGDQTNGNQQHSFMKRTDQGHFRAPEGYSANSANSSMMRNQMNAGNFSSSDNSSVGSGFASPRIGSRSPGGTLSSRQNLAGASNFRGYNGMGSPNAATSLQMPIDPLYVQYLAAQVAASYDDPFMASGLLGNSYMDLLGPQSLSPLLQSQKNYGCYGNLGFGLGYAGSPLTSPVHPSSPVASGSPLRHGERSMRFASGMRNFGGSFGSWNPDLVGKMESNLMPSLLEEFKSNKSRTYELSEIAGHVVEFSADQYGSRFIQQKLETASIEEKDMVFSEIMPQALTLMTDVFGNYVVQKFFEHGSTTQIKELSDQLIGRVLALSLQMYGCRVIQKAIEVVDLAQQTKMVAELDGHIMRCVRDQNGNHVIQKCIECIPQDVIQFIVSTFYGQVVLLSTHPYGCRVIQRVLEHCDDPTTQQIMMDEILQSVCLLAQDQYGNYVVQHVLEHGKPHERTSIIDKLIGQVVQMSQQKFASNVIEKCLAFGNPVERQILIGEMLESTTESEPLEVMMKDQFANYVVQKVLETCDDQQREMILTRIKAHLNTLKKYTYGKHIVARVEKLVAAGEKRQGLQPACTAA, encoded by the exons ATGGCGACCCGGGGAGCTGGGGAGGgcatctgcggcggcggcggcggtggcgaggagGTGGGCGAGCGCGGCGACTTCGAGCTCTTCCGCAGCGGCTCCGCGCCGCCCACCGTCGAGGGCGCCATGGccatggcggccggcggcggcggcgaggtgctGCTGGACGACGAGCTGCGGGCCGACCCGGCCTACCAGAGCTACTACTACTCCAATGCGCACCTCAACccgcgcctcccgccgccgctgctctccAAGGAGGACTGGCGCTCCTCGCAGCACCGCCTCCGCAGCTCCGCCTCCTCCGGGCTCGGCGGGATCGGGGACGGCAGGAGGGGCGCGCCGGCGGGGGCTGGAGACGGGCTCGTCGGCCTCCCCGGTATCGACCATCCCCGGCAGCGGAGCTTCTCCAGTATCTTCCAG GAGGAATCAAATCAACGTGATATTGACAGACAGGGTGCCAACCACAACCGTAATGACTTCCTGGATTCTTCTGGAATGCAGTATGCTCTACATCGCGAGCCTGGAGCTATGAGCAGTCTGCAGCGTGACAGCAATGAACAGACTATGGCTGAAATGCGGAACAATGATTTGTCATCTCATGCATATGCATCTATTCTAGGACCCTCACTTTCTAGAAGTGCATCGCCAGATCCTGAGCTTGTGAGGAGGGTCCCTAGCCCGTGCCTTCCTCCTATTGGTGTGAAAGTCGGTGCTTATGATAAAAAGAGTAATGGAGGCTCATCTTCCTTCCGCCGTAGTTCGTCCGCTGTTGGTGAACCTGATGATCTGGTCGCTGCTTTATCTGGGATGAACTTGTCGTCGTCTAGAGCTGGTAATGGGCAAACCATGGATCAGTCTAAGCTCTATCAGGATGTTGATAATGCCAATAGGTTCCTTTTTGATCGACAGGGTGATCAAACAAATGGCAATCAACAACACTCCTTCATGAAACGTACTGATCAAGGACATTTTAGGGCACCTGAAGGGTATTCTGCAAATTCGGCTAATTCTTCTATGATGAGAAATCAGATGAATGCTGGAAATTTCTCATCATCTGACAATTCATCAGTTGGTTCTGGCTTTGCTTCCCCTAGGATTGGTTCGAGATCCCCAGGAGGGACATTATCTTCTAGGCAAAATTTAGCTGGTGCCTCTAACTTCCGAGGCTACAATGGAATGGGAAGTCCAAATGCAGCAACTTCTCTTCAGATGCCAATCGATCCATTATATGTTCAGTATCTTGCTGCCCAAGTTGCGGCCAGCTATGATGATCCTTTCATGGCCAGTGGCCTTCTGGGAAATTCTTACATGGATTTACTTGGTCCTCAGAGCCTTAGCCCGTTGCTTCAGTCACAGAAGAACTATGGCTGCTATGGAAACCTTGGATTTGGCCTTGGTTATGCTGGAAGTCCTTTGACGAGTCCTGTTCATCCCTCTTCACCTGTTGCATCTGGTAGTCCACTTAGGCATGGTGAACGCAGCATGCGTTTTGCATCAGGCATGCGGAATTTTGGTGGTTCTTTTGGTTCATGGAATCCAGATCTGGTTGGAAAGATGGAGAGCAATCTGATGCCCTCTCTTCTTGAAGAATTTAAGAGCAACAAAAGCAGAACTTATGAGCTCTCTGAAATAGCTGGCCATGTCGTTGAGTTCAG TGCGGATCAATATGGGAGCCGATTCATACAGCAAAAGCTCGAAACGGCCAGTATTGAAGAGAAAGACATGGTCTTTTCAGAGATCATGCCTCAGGCTCTCACACTGATGACTGATGTATTTGGAAATTATGTTGTCCAGAAG TTTTTTGAGCATGGAAGCACTACTCAGATAAAGGAACTGTCTGATCAGCTTATTGGACGTGTCCTCGCTCTCAGTCTTCAGATGTATGGGTGTCGGGTTATACAGAAG GCTATAGAGGTCGTGGATTTAGCTCAGCAGACTAAAATGGTTGCTGAGCTTGATGGACATATCATGCGCTGTGTACGTGATCAAAATGGTAACCATGTGATACAGAAATGCATAGAGTGCATCCCTCAGGATGTTATCCAGTTCATTGTCTCAACGTTCTATGGTCAAGTTGTGCTGCTGTCCACCCATCCGTATGGTTGTCGGGTTATTCAG AGGGTCCTGGAGCACTGTGATGATCCAACAACACAGCAAATAATGATGGATGAGATTCTCCAGTCTGTTTGCTTGCTGGCTCAAGATCAATATGGTAACTATGTTGTTCAG CATGTTCTGGAACATGGCAAACCACATGAGAGGACATCTATTATTGATAAGTTAATTGGACAAGTTGTGCAAATGAGCCAGCAAAAGTTTGCTTCAAATGTCATTGAGAAATGCTTAGCTTTTGGCAACCCTGTAGAGAGGCAGATCTTGATTGGTGAAATGCTTGAATCCACTACTGAAAGTGAACCTCTTGAG gtaatgatgaaagATCAGTTTGCCAACTATGTGGTGCAGAAGGTGCTGGAGACTTGTGATGATCAGCAGAGGGAGATGATCCTCACAAGGATAAAGGCCCACCTGAACACCCTTAAAAAGTACACCTATGGGAAACACATAGTTGCACGCGTAGAGAAGCTTGTTGCTGCTGGAG AGAAGCGCCAGGGGCTTCAACCAGCGTGCACTGCCGCCTGA
- the LOC124707865 gene encoding disease resistance protein RGA4-like isoform X1, translated as MVLPAGLVAEKAAATAFANVVMGRLNSELEKKYQMWRNIERESTSLQTDLGILAAAVDDYQTMAAHPPRTAVARVYGEEISELTHDIEDCIERFLHRVTCKAGASRARRSAHAIRTFRIRLRFAAKMKEFRNRVATARERALNASLLLADGVQAQPTYNETAQQVSYAQDPVGIADATRELLALLGIEPNEDEVEGTSTTGAAAQLRVVAVVGFGGSGKTTLAKAVYDIVQKEGALRCVWVDGHLLDYKGANGVVKHIQDEISLGQVSSATSPTEYHEDSRYLIVIDDIKEKHLMHWNTVRNAFRDNGRIIVTTATQSVANRCCNYPREEDRCTFGYVYSMKTLGEEDSRKIALMGRCSPDLVLGAAKLLKKCGGLPLALCSVACELSCEKVLTGKLCNKLCNDMGTYLEREDKPNFARLRGVLRENYTSLPDYTVRACLLYLGIFPMDHPLRKNVITRRWLAEGYARHHEGLHQILADETFKTFINRNIILPVVPISSNTEKTWKAHGIMHAFMLHKSMSKKFIMPFGSQHKKVRHFFIHDSNGGSSRTMPDIDLSRVRSLTVIGNAGGAISNFEKYKLTRVLDLEGCIDVKDYHLKDICNLWNLRYLSLGSNITRIPKEIAQLKLLETLDVSKTRVNVLPVEAIGLPCLIHLIGKFKLQDQVKTERLPKECMLETVKGFVADKGQGLLLLMDYMKRLNKVKIWCDSEKTEQGQVDMNNHLSKAIQRYIETPMGEDNVRSLSLYFQGLPQGTLSALDQVCQHYSLRAPHMYHLSSLKLHGNSNSATLPKFVALFRDLTKLSISTTLSVTQHLLSVLGRMSVLLYLKITANSIDDGFIIQVGMFRSLHRLSLVLKVVGTTVLTIEDGAWPEIISLQIICKDLVGLSGVEIMSLRELKEITLHPDVDEETRNVWEAVARNHHNRPNVLAIAGDLEETPTAVEKEPPATRCAMSAEVEAESNATAPIKSGHVVSFAKEALVLGAEQLQEVAPSATC; from the exons ATGGTACTGCCGGCGGGGCTAGTGGCGGAGAAAGCAGCAGCCACTGCTTTCGCGAACGTCGTCATGGGAAGACTCAACAGCGAGCTTGAGAAGAAGTACCAGATGTGGAGGAACATCGAAAGGGAAAGCACATCTCTGCAAACTGACCTTGGCATCCTGGCGGCAGCTGTGGATGACTACCAGACCATGGCTGCTCATCCTCCTCGCACCGCCGTCGCGAGGGTGTATGGCGAGGAGATCAGCGAGCTGACCCACGATATCGAAGATTGCATCGAGCGGTTCCTGCACCGCGTTACCTGCAAGGCTGGAGCGTCGCGGGCTCGGCGCTCAGCTCATGCCATCAGGACTTTCCGCATCCGTCTCCGGTTCGCTGCCAAGATGAAGGAGTTCAGGAACCGTGTGGCGACAGCACGGGAGCGGGCGTTGAACGCCTCTCTGCTGCTCGCTGATGGAGTCCAAGCCCAGCCCACATACAACGAGACCGCACAGCAAGTGAGTTATGCGCAGGATCCTGTGGGCATCGCGGATGCTACCAGGGAGCTTCTTGCGCTGCTCGGCATCGAACCTAACGAAGATGAAGTAGAGGGTACTAGTACTACCGGGGCTGCAGCTCAGCTGAGGGTGGTCGCCGTTGTGGGATTTGGTGGTTCAGGGAAGACAACCCTTGCAAAGGCAGTCTACGATATTGTCCAAAAGGAAGGAGCACTCCGCTGCGTATGGGTTGATGGGCACTTGCTGGATTATAAGGGTGCCAATGGGGTTGTCAAACATATACAAGATGAGATTAGTCTAGGGCAAGTGTCTTCTGCAACATCTCCCACAGAATACCACGAGGACAG CAGGTATTTAATTGTTATTGACGACATTAAGGAGAAGCACTTGATGCATTGGAATACAGTGAGGAATGCCTTCAGGGATAATGGCAGAATAATTGTGACAACGGCCACTCAGTCCGTAGCTAATAGATGCTGCAATTATCCCCGCGAAGAGGATAGATGCACCTTTGGTTACGTGTACAGCATGAAAACTCTTGGAGAAGAAGATTCTAGAAAAATAGCTCTCATGGGAAGATGTTCACCTGACTTAGTGCTGGGTGCAGCAAAACTCCTGAAGAAATGTGGTGGCCTTCCACTTGCACTTTGTAGTGTGGCGTGCGAATTGAGCTGTGAAAAGGTACTCACAGGGAAATTATGTAACAAATTGTGCAACGATATGGGTACATATCTTGAACGTGAAGACAAGCCTAACTTTGCAAGGCTTCGAGGTGTGCTTAGGGAAAATTACACCAGTTTGCCTGATTACACTGTCAGGGCATGCTTGTTGTACCTAGGTATATTCCCAATGGATCATCCCCTCAGGAAGAATGTCATAACCAGGCGATGGTTGGCTGAAGGATATGCACGGCATCATGAAGGCTTGCACCAAATTCTGGCTGATGAAACCTTCAAGACATTTATCAACCGAAATATCATTCTGCCTGTTGTTCCAATCAGCAGTAATACAGAGAAGACATGGAAAGCTCATGGTATTATGCACGCATTCATGTTGCACAAGTCTATGTCTAAGAAATTCATCATGCCCTTTGGTTCTCAGCACAAAAAAGTCCGtcacttctttatccatgatagTAACGGCGGAAGTTCCAGAACAATGCCTGACATCGATTTATCTCGTGTCAGATCACTAACTGTTATAGGGAATGCAGGTGGTGCTATTTCCAATTTCGAGAAGTACAAACTTACACGAGTGTTGGACCTGGAAGGATGCATTGATGTGAAAGATTACCATCTTAAAGACATATGCAATCTATGGAATCTGAGATATCTAAGTCTTGGTTCCAATATCACAAGGATTCCCAAGGAAATTGCACAGCTTAAGTTGCTGGAGACACTTGATGTAAGCAAGACAAGGGTGAATGTGCTCCCAGTAGAAGCTATTGGACTACCCTGCTTGATTCATCTGATTGGAAAGTTTAAGCTTCAAGATCAAGTCAAGACAGAGAGACTGCCAAAAGAATGTATGTTAGAGACGGTCAAGGGATTTGTGGCTGACAAGGGTCAGGGATTGTTGCTACTTATGGACTATATGAAAAGGTTGAACAAGGTCAAGATATGGTGCGATTCTGAGAAAACTGAACAAGGTCAGGTTGACATGAATAATCACCTTTCCAAGGCCATCCAAAGGTATATTGAAACTCCGATGGGTGAAGACAATGTTCGATCCCTGTCCCTTTACTTCCAAGGATTACCCCAAGGTACCCTGTCTGCTCTAGATCAAGTATGTCAACACTACAGTTTGAGAGCACCACATATGTATCATCTCAGCTCATTGAAACTACACGGAAACTCCAACTCAGCCACATTGCCAAAGTTCGTTGCCTTGTTTCGTGATCTCACTAAGCTAAGCATTTCAACCACCCTGTCTGTGACACAGCATCTCCTTTCAGTCCTTGGCAGGATGTCTGTCTTGCTGTACCTCAAGATTACTGCCAACAGCATCGACGATGGTTTCATCATACAAGTTGGGATGTTCAGGAGCCTTCACCGCCTATCTCTTGTGCTGAAAGTTGTGGGGACGACTGTCCTAACAATTGAAGATGGAGCTTGGCCGGAAATTATCTCGCTCCAGATAATCTGCAAGGATCTAGTTGGTCTTTCCGGCGTCGAAATTATGAGCCTTCGTGAGCTGAAGGAAATTACTCTTCATCCTGACGTGGATGAAGAAACAAGAAATGTGTGGGAAGCAGTGGCAAGGAACCACCATAACAGACCAAATGTTTTGGCCATCGCAGGTGATCTTGAGGAGACACCAACTGCGGTTGAGAAAGAACCACCAGCAACACGCTGTGCCATGTCTGCGGAGGTGGAGGCAGAGAGTAATGCTACAGCTCCCATCAAATCGGGACACGTGGTTAGTTTCGCTAAAGAAGCTTTGGTGTTGGGCGCAGAGCAACTGCAAGAGGTGGCCCCCTCGGCAACATGCTAA
- the LOC124707865 gene encoding disease resistance protein RGA4-like isoform X2: MVLPAGLVAEKAAATAFANVVMGRLNSELEKKYQMWRNIERESTSLQTDLGILAAAVDDYQTMAAHPPRTAVARVYGEEISELTHDIEDCIERFLHRVTCKAGASRARRSAHAIRTFRIRLRFAAKMKEFRNRVATARERALNASLLLADGVQAQPTYNETAQQVSYAQDPVGIADATRELLALLGIEPNEDEVEGTSTTGAAAQLRVVAVVGFGGSGKTTLAKAVYDIVQKEGALRCVWVDGHLLDYKGANGVVKHIQDEISLGQVSSATSPTEYHEDRYLIVIDDIKEKHLMHWNTVRNAFRDNGRIIVTTATQSVANRCCNYPREEDRCTFGYVYSMKTLGEEDSRKIALMGRCSPDLVLGAAKLLKKCGGLPLALCSVACELSCEKVLTGKLCNKLCNDMGTYLEREDKPNFARLRGVLRENYTSLPDYTVRACLLYLGIFPMDHPLRKNVITRRWLAEGYARHHEGLHQILADETFKTFINRNIILPVVPISSNTEKTWKAHGIMHAFMLHKSMSKKFIMPFGSQHKKVRHFFIHDSNGGSSRTMPDIDLSRVRSLTVIGNAGGAISNFEKYKLTRVLDLEGCIDVKDYHLKDICNLWNLRYLSLGSNITRIPKEIAQLKLLETLDVSKTRVNVLPVEAIGLPCLIHLIGKFKLQDQVKTERLPKECMLETVKGFVADKGQGLLLLMDYMKRLNKVKIWCDSEKTEQGQVDMNNHLSKAIQRYIETPMGEDNVRSLSLYFQGLPQGTLSALDQVCQHYSLRAPHMYHLSSLKLHGNSNSATLPKFVALFRDLTKLSISTTLSVTQHLLSVLGRMSVLLYLKITANSIDDGFIIQVGMFRSLHRLSLVLKVVGTTVLTIEDGAWPEIISLQIICKDLVGLSGVEIMSLRELKEITLHPDVDEETRNVWEAVARNHHNRPNVLAIAGDLEETPTAVEKEPPATRCAMSAEVEAESNATAPIKSGHVVSFAKEALVLGAEQLQEVAPSATC, from the exons ATGGTACTGCCGGCGGGGCTAGTGGCGGAGAAAGCAGCAGCCACTGCTTTCGCGAACGTCGTCATGGGAAGACTCAACAGCGAGCTTGAGAAGAAGTACCAGATGTGGAGGAACATCGAAAGGGAAAGCACATCTCTGCAAACTGACCTTGGCATCCTGGCGGCAGCTGTGGATGACTACCAGACCATGGCTGCTCATCCTCCTCGCACCGCCGTCGCGAGGGTGTATGGCGAGGAGATCAGCGAGCTGACCCACGATATCGAAGATTGCATCGAGCGGTTCCTGCACCGCGTTACCTGCAAGGCTGGAGCGTCGCGGGCTCGGCGCTCAGCTCATGCCATCAGGACTTTCCGCATCCGTCTCCGGTTCGCTGCCAAGATGAAGGAGTTCAGGAACCGTGTGGCGACAGCACGGGAGCGGGCGTTGAACGCCTCTCTGCTGCTCGCTGATGGAGTCCAAGCCCAGCCCACATACAACGAGACCGCACAGCAAGTGAGTTATGCGCAGGATCCTGTGGGCATCGCGGATGCTACCAGGGAGCTTCTTGCGCTGCTCGGCATCGAACCTAACGAAGATGAAGTAGAGGGTACTAGTACTACCGGGGCTGCAGCTCAGCTGAGGGTGGTCGCCGTTGTGGGATTTGGTGGTTCAGGGAAGACAACCCTTGCAAAGGCAGTCTACGATATTGTCCAAAAGGAAGGAGCACTCCGCTGCGTATGGGTTGATGGGCACTTGCTGGATTATAAGGGTGCCAATGGGGTTGTCAAACATATACAAGATGAGATTAGTCTAGGGCAAGTGTCTTCTGCAACATCTCCCACAGAATACCACGAGGACAG GTATTTAATTGTTATTGACGACATTAAGGAGAAGCACTTGATGCATTGGAATACAGTGAGGAATGCCTTCAGGGATAATGGCAGAATAATTGTGACAACGGCCACTCAGTCCGTAGCTAATAGATGCTGCAATTATCCCCGCGAAGAGGATAGATGCACCTTTGGTTACGTGTACAGCATGAAAACTCTTGGAGAAGAAGATTCTAGAAAAATAGCTCTCATGGGAAGATGTTCACCTGACTTAGTGCTGGGTGCAGCAAAACTCCTGAAGAAATGTGGTGGCCTTCCACTTGCACTTTGTAGTGTGGCGTGCGAATTGAGCTGTGAAAAGGTACTCACAGGGAAATTATGTAACAAATTGTGCAACGATATGGGTACATATCTTGAACGTGAAGACAAGCCTAACTTTGCAAGGCTTCGAGGTGTGCTTAGGGAAAATTACACCAGTTTGCCTGATTACACTGTCAGGGCATGCTTGTTGTACCTAGGTATATTCCCAATGGATCATCCCCTCAGGAAGAATGTCATAACCAGGCGATGGTTGGCTGAAGGATATGCACGGCATCATGAAGGCTTGCACCAAATTCTGGCTGATGAAACCTTCAAGACATTTATCAACCGAAATATCATTCTGCCTGTTGTTCCAATCAGCAGTAATACAGAGAAGACATGGAAAGCTCATGGTATTATGCACGCATTCATGTTGCACAAGTCTATGTCTAAGAAATTCATCATGCCCTTTGGTTCTCAGCACAAAAAAGTCCGtcacttctttatccatgatagTAACGGCGGAAGTTCCAGAACAATGCCTGACATCGATTTATCTCGTGTCAGATCACTAACTGTTATAGGGAATGCAGGTGGTGCTATTTCCAATTTCGAGAAGTACAAACTTACACGAGTGTTGGACCTGGAAGGATGCATTGATGTGAAAGATTACCATCTTAAAGACATATGCAATCTATGGAATCTGAGATATCTAAGTCTTGGTTCCAATATCACAAGGATTCCCAAGGAAATTGCACAGCTTAAGTTGCTGGAGACACTTGATGTAAGCAAGACAAGGGTGAATGTGCTCCCAGTAGAAGCTATTGGACTACCCTGCTTGATTCATCTGATTGGAAAGTTTAAGCTTCAAGATCAAGTCAAGACAGAGAGACTGCCAAAAGAATGTATGTTAGAGACGGTCAAGGGATTTGTGGCTGACAAGGGTCAGGGATTGTTGCTACTTATGGACTATATGAAAAGGTTGAACAAGGTCAAGATATGGTGCGATTCTGAGAAAACTGAACAAGGTCAGGTTGACATGAATAATCACCTTTCCAAGGCCATCCAAAGGTATATTGAAACTCCGATGGGTGAAGACAATGTTCGATCCCTGTCCCTTTACTTCCAAGGATTACCCCAAGGTACCCTGTCTGCTCTAGATCAAGTATGTCAACACTACAGTTTGAGAGCACCACATATGTATCATCTCAGCTCATTGAAACTACACGGAAACTCCAACTCAGCCACATTGCCAAAGTTCGTTGCCTTGTTTCGTGATCTCACTAAGCTAAGCATTTCAACCACCCTGTCTGTGACACAGCATCTCCTTTCAGTCCTTGGCAGGATGTCTGTCTTGCTGTACCTCAAGATTACTGCCAACAGCATCGACGATGGTTTCATCATACAAGTTGGGATGTTCAGGAGCCTTCACCGCCTATCTCTTGTGCTGAAAGTTGTGGGGACGACTGTCCTAACAATTGAAGATGGAGCTTGGCCGGAAATTATCTCGCTCCAGATAATCTGCAAGGATCTAGTTGGTCTTTCCGGCGTCGAAATTATGAGCCTTCGTGAGCTGAAGGAAATTACTCTTCATCCTGACGTGGATGAAGAAACAAGAAATGTGTGGGAAGCAGTGGCAAGGAACCACCATAACAGACCAAATGTTTTGGCCATCGCAGGTGATCTTGAGGAGACACCAACTGCGGTTGAGAAAGAACCACCAGCAACACGCTGTGCCATGTCTGCGGAGGTGGAGGCAGAGAGTAATGCTACAGCTCCCATCAAATCGGGACACGTGGTTAGTTTCGCTAAAGAAGCTTTGGTGTTGGGCGCAGAGCAACTGCAAGAGGTGGCCCCCTCGGCAACATGCTAA